GTGGCGGGTGAGAGCAGCATTCCCTCGCGCTGCACCAGAGCGATCGTGTCGTGCATCGGCTCGGCGAACGGGAAGGTGCGGATGCCGGCCGGGAACGCGTCGGACTCGGCGATCGACCGCGACACGATCGTGTCGGCGGTGCCGGCCGCGACCAGGCTCAGCGCCGTCTCGACGTGCTCGACCTCGACCGCGGGGTCCAACGGGAGGCCACGTAGGCGTGCCCGTTCGAGCAGCTGCCGCCGGGTCGGGTCGTCCCATCCGGCGAAGGCGTCGTAGAGCACGAGCTTGGCGGCAGAGACCTCGTCGATCGTGACCGGCCCGGCTTTCCGTGGGCGGGTGGCCGAGGCGTAGAGCACCTCGTCGCGGAAGAGCGGGCGCACCTGCAGGCCGTCCTCATCGACGGGCAGCACCAGCAGCCCCGCTTCGAGCTCGCCGTTCGCGATCGAGCGCGCGACGTGTGCGGAGTTGATGCCGACCAGCCGCAACCGCACATTCGGATGCCGGTGGTGGAACGTCTCGGCGAGGTCGGCGAGCGCGTAGTAGGCCGCGTTGCGCAGCACCCCGAAGGTGCAGGTGCCGCGGTCGAGCGACGTCAGCGCCTGGATCGTGTCGATGCCGTTCTGCACCGCGCTCACGGCCTGGGTCGCGTGCGGGCGCAGTTCGATCGCCGCCGCCGTCGGCACCAGGCGCCGGCTTCCCCGCGTGAAGAGCGCGACCCCGAGCTCGCGCTCGAGACGGGCGACGAGCTCCGACACCGAGGCCTGGGTCAGGTCGAGGTGCGCGGCGGCGGCGGTGAAGGAACCGTGCTCGAGGGCTGCGAGGAAGGCGCTCAACTGTGTGATGGTCACAACCAATGGTAAACCCGATGGATAGCCTCGTACTATCTGGGTTGTCCCTGGATTGCTCCGGTTCTAGCCTTCCTGCATGCGTTACTCCTCAGCAGTCCTCTCTCGCCTCGACGGCGCGTTCCACCACCTCAAGACCCCGCTCATCGATGCGCCGGCCGCACAGCGGGATCCGGCCGTGATCGAGACCGTCACGGCGATGCTCGCCGACATCCGCGAGCGGGGGATGGATGCCGTGCTCGACCACGCCCGGAAGCTCGACAACTACCAGGGCGCCGACATCGAGCTC
The sequence above is drawn from the Candidatus Microbacterium colombiense genome and encodes:
- a CDS encoding LysR family transcriptional regulator; this translates as MTITQLSAFLAALEHGSFTAAAAHLDLTQASVSELVARLERELGVALFTRGSRRLVPTAAAIELRPHATQAVSAVQNGIDTIQALTSLDRGTCTFGVLRNAAYYALADLAETFHHRHPNVRLRLVGINSAHVARSIANGELEAGLLVLPVDEDGLQVRPLFRDEVLYASATRPRKAGPVTIDEVSAAKLVLYDAFAGWDDPTRRQLLERARLRGLPLDPAVEVEHVETALSLVAAGTADTIVSRSIAESDAFPAGIRTFPFAEPMHDTIALVQREGMLLSPATQRLAELAERMLRERLPEHEGRSAAD